Part of the Zingiber officinale cultivar Zhangliang chromosome 6A, Zo_v1.1, whole genome shotgun sequence genome, ACACGTCTATTCTTTTTACCACTTATAATTTCAAGTATTAATACACCAAAACTAAATAGGTCAGATTTAACAGAGAATATTCCGTCCATGAGATATTCGGGTGACATATATCCACTGTATtaatatgaaatcaacatcatcaattCAAGTCCAAATTTAGATGCAAATCATTTGTACACGAAAGTAATGATTAAGCGAAATTAAAACTTACTAAGTTCCAACAACTCTCATCGTATTAACTTCTGtatcatcgcctccaaatatcctAGCGATTCCAAAGTCTGATATTTTAGGATTCATATCCTTGTCAAGAAGAACGTTACTAGCTTTGAGGTCCCGATGGATGATTCTTAACCTAGAATCATGGTGCAAATACAAAAGTCCTCGTGCAATCCCAACTATGATATTGTATCGTGTTTTCCAATCCAACGACCTACTCTTTGCCGGATCTGCTTGAGAAACCAAAGCAAAATTAACACTCCATTAGCATCAACCAAATCAGGCAAGCAGAAGAGTAGCTTGATTGCACTTGAAATTCTAACTGACAGTTGAAGTATGGGGAACGATCGACTGAAGTGTATTCAGCTGAACACGTACGAAAGAACTAACCGAATAGAAGGGCATCCAAGCTTCCGTTAGGCATGAACTCGTAGATCAACATCCTTTCCCTCCCTTGAATGCAACATCCCAGAAGTCGAACCAGGTTTCGATGTTGAAGCTTAGCAATCACCATTACCTCGTTCTTGAACTCATTGGCACCCTGACTCGACGTCTCGGAGAGCCTCTTCACGGCTATCTCTTGCCCGTCATCCTTGAACTTGCCCTGCCAATTGCCATCGTCATATCGGATCTCCAAATGTAGCTCAGCTTGGATTATTTAGGCAGGTAATTTTGATTGGGATATATAGTCAAAAGAATACCTTGTACACTGGTCCGTAGCCTCCCTGTCCGAGTTTGTTGCTGGGCGAGAAGTTTTGGGTGGCTTCTGTAATGGTGTCTAGATCAAAGAGTGGTAGATCCAAATCCGTTTCTTCTGTGCCATCATCCAAGTAATTTCCGTCTGCAAATAGCGACTGTTTCATTAATTATGCTAAATTCAACGCGAAGTAGTTAGATGTCGCCATAGATCATTATCACGtacgtttcttcttcctcttgcaaagGCAATAAACAACGAATACCACAAGGAAAATAGCCAGAGCTGAGGCCACAATGATGGCCACTGCAGGACTCCTATGCCCGTGATTTCTCCCCGTGGCTGAGCAAGAAACGACGAGATCATTGGAGGAAATTAAAATTGTGATCGAACAAACTGTACATCGAACTCACTGATCATGAGGTCGGCTGCTGCTACTCTGACGTAGAGATCCTGCCCTCCTCCGCCTTCGTAGAATTTGATATCCGTCAGATCGGTCGACCAGAGCACGCACCCGCTGCCGCTGCCGCTGAGGTTGGCCTGCGCGTAGCCGGTGCAGGAGCAGTTCGGCAGGCACCGGAGTCTGCACTCCTCCAGGCTCACCGCGCTCCAGTCCACCGACGCCGTCGCGGTGTCCGGCAGCTTCAAGCTGCTCTGCCTCGCGAACCCGTCCGTGCCGTTGACGCAGTCCAACGCCGTGATCCTGACGCAGCCGTCCAGTCCCTCGCTGTTGTTCCGAGGGGCGAACCCCTGCAGGCACTTGCACAGCGTCGACCCTTCGGGGTGGCACACGCCGTTAGGGCCGCACCGGGCCACGCTGTCGCACTCGTCATGAGGCTGGAACCCCACGAACGTCCACAGCTGCCTGGCTTGGATCCAGATGAAGTGCTGCAGTGTGCCGGAGGTGTTGATCACGAGCCGGTCGATGACCGAGGGGTCAATCAAGTACTCGGAGAAGAAGGCATGGTCGGGTCCGGTCACGTAGTCGAAGCCGATGCCGAGGGAGTTGTCGCGTTGCATCACGTCGGCGCCGCTGAACCAAAAGCCGTTCCATGGGCCGCCCCGCCAGTGCAGTAGCTGGCCATCCATTATAACCGCCTGGCCGTGGTAGTCGATGGCGATCGCATAATTGCTCGGTGACGGATCGCTCTCGCTCGTCCACGCCGTAAGGTTGTAGTTGCGCCCGCTCGTCAGATTCCACCCCACCTTCATGCCCGGGATGCACGTGTCGGTGGGAAACTCAAAGCTCTGCCACGCGCCGTCAGAATCTGCAGCTCTGGCCTCTCGGACGATGAAGTTTCCTGTGTTAAGGAGTTTCGCCACGGGGTTCTCGAGAGCTGTCTGCGAGTCGGAGGACCAAACGACGGTTGAGTTTCCGTCGGTGATCGTGAGTGCTCCGTCGCTGGTCAGAGAGAGACGGCCGGAGCGATCGGTGACCGGATTCTTTCTGTTGGCGACCCATATCACGGTTTGGTTGTCGGAGATGCTGTGGTACCATAGGCCTATGTAGCGGTTGTTGGAGCCGGTGGGGCTGAAGAATCCAAGCTCGAATCTGCCGCCGTCGGAGATCAAGGTTGTTCTGTTGGCGTCGAGGAGAGGAGTGGAGACGGTCAGGGTGTCGCTTGCAAtggagggagagaagaaaattgttccgaggaagaagaggaaggagcagAGCCAGACAATCCTTGCCTTCATGGTCAAGGATATTGGAAGAACattaaaaataactaatttaatgATACATGAAAATCTTACATCGACCATGTTTGTATAACTATGTATGATCTACAGTTCAATCTTGCCTTCATGGTTAAGGAGGTTTGCCGATGCTACAGTCCGGATATATAGATCTCCGCGTGTGTTATAGGAAATTTTCGTAAGATTAAATCAGTACCTCAAGATTATTCTAGCGGAAAATTTGAATACGTCgaataaaaaaagaataaaacagtatttaaaataaaaataaaaaaatctccgAACATAgaacaattttttttatcaataatagtttttttttttttttacttcggagccttaatatatttttttaaataatgttttTGATTTTGACTTTGACTTTGGAGTTTTCTCTTTGATTTGTCTATAGGACAAATGTGAAATGGAATTTATGGTATCATTCACTATCTTGAGGGGATATGCACGATGCATCATTGACTCAGGGGCTCAGACATATTCTAAAAAATCTATGAACTATATGTTTTACTCACTGACAAAATTAAATTCTCCGTGGAGCACTGACCATGGAAATATTCGACatgctttgaatttttaaaattacaaattgACTGTTCATATATACAGATGTTTAAGTATTTTAATGTTTTAAGAAGCCGTTAATGTTTAATATTGTTAgtatatttgaaaatttctaattaatttggATAGTTTTCTGTCAATATTGAACTTGATAATTACCTTTCTTTTGGGTTTTATTACCGTGATCAATACATGAATAACAAATTATTTTCTTAATCGTTCTTTGGCAAACAATCAGAATTCAGTATACAAAGTGTGTAAATAACTACActttccttatcattttcaatccTCCTTGACTTGGTAAGTAAAAATAAagtagttttcttaaaattaaatatttgcaGAGTACTCCCATCAATACAGAGATTACAAGTAAATTCAGCCGCTATGGATTAGTTGGTATCTTGGTATTTATTTTAATCCGTCTTCGCTCAATTTTCAGttgatataaaatatttaattaaagtaCCTGACCTTTTTCAGATAAAGTGTCACTATAAGAGGGTAAATTTATTTATTGATTTATATTTTATCATAAGATTAATAATATTGAATCATTTAAGATATTAAtattattgatcctgtctgaagggTGAGGAGATGATGCACTAACTTAAGTAGAAGGTTGGTTGATGAATAATTAATTTTTCGATCTGTGATGAAGCTCCTTAATGATCCTGCACATAATTAGACGAtccaacaaagtgttagtgacctagAACCGGGGTGGGGGATCTCTGGCtaagccctccaacgctcaagtcagttcgaTCTCCAGAAGGTGGatgaagaacagtaagaaaaatgCTTGTGAGAAGATAGGGTTCAAATGCAAATGATTGCGTGTGCCTTGCCAACGAAGATGactctcctttttataccacttcacatAACCTCCGCGATCGTGATGTGGTCTCCGGTACAtcagagtttgttagaagatgaaagaAAGTATAACTTGGGTGTTTTATATAATCCGAGAAATCTTTTTTCTACCTacagatgtaccttttttgtcgttTATGTATTGCACCCTTATTGAGGCGGTTAAGAGAATACTCTGCTATAATTAATATGAGAAACATAATAGTCTTCGAAGAAAACCCTAAAGAAATATTCCCCAACAAGTTCTGATAGGTTGTCATAATGTTGTCTGCTGGTCTACTGAATATATCTTGGTCGGCTCACAAGGCTGGTCGTATTACTTGCCATAATATCAATTTATTCTGTCATATATTAAATACTATAGAGATCTATTTAGAGATTAATATAATGCTCATAGCTTGCCAAAGCTTTATTCAAGAAATCATATGATAGATCATGTATGTTATAACTTTATCCCAAGGACAATGTGACATTAGGTAGCTTAAACCCAGTCGACCTATGTCCGATCGAGTGGACATGTAGAGTTTCTTAAGGATAAGTGCCTTTAAGCCTGCCCGGTCTTTACCCGGCCGGGCATACAAGGGAAGTCTATGTTCAATCGGTCTTCATCCGACATatcttatactaagagttttataagaccACGTGTCTTTAAGTCCGTCCGGGCTTTACCTGACCGGGCGTACATAGAGAGTCTTATGTTTAATCGAtctgttagattatatatttatttgtttatagttttTAGGACAATTTGAActttttttatagagtttatggttttttaacttaactatataagaccttatactctGTATCAATTTTAAGATCTAATAATATAGTtagttttttccttctcttaatttctacatggtattaGAGTGAATCTTCttctctgacctaattttttCTACCGCCCCCTATTATTGCTTCCTGTTGCCGTTGCCGTCTCCCACTGCTATTATTGATTTCGGCGCCGACATTTATTTTCTGTCCTGCTGCTGTTGATTTCGACGCCAACATCTATTTTCTGTCGATTTCGACGCCGACGTCCTGCCCTACCAATTTCGACGCCGACATTATTTTCTGTCGATTTCGATGTCGAAGTCCTATGTTGTCAATTTCGACACTGACATCCTTTTCTACTGATTTTAACACCGACACCCTATGATATTAATTTCTACATTTGACATCCTTTTCTGCCTCAGATTCTTTGTGTGACCACGGGTCGTCCTGACATCAGTTTTTGTGGATCATACAAATGtgtatccttacagtttggttattTTGAGAATCATTCGTTCTGTCATCATGCCTGGTCGTgcagatgcttcatggaaatttgattcatatatgtttgagcagtttcaacggttccttgcttcacaaccctctgccatgtcagcttcctctcatataggtttgtcgtcgtctggtatttcaggtatattttcatccttgtggattttggactctggtgcctcctatcatatgtcatccaatttgtcatcttttgtttctttctctcCCAGTTCATTTATATCTATTGTGGctgctgatggtactcctatgtcattagtaggtgttggttcaattgttacattttgtttatctcttactaatgtttattatattctgagtcttactttaaatcttatttctattagtcaattatgtaagtttggatacctagtctctttttcttaATCTAATTATTATGTTTAGGACCCACAATCTC contains:
- the LOC121998552 gene encoding G-type lectin S-receptor-like serine/threonine-protein kinase At4g27290 translates to MVDVRFSCIIKLVIFNVLPISLTMKARIVWLCSFLFFLGTIFFSPSIASDTLTVSTPLLDANRTTLISDGGRFELGFFSPTGSNNRYIGLWYHSISDNQTVIWVANRKNPVTDRSGRLSLTSDGALTITDGNSTVVWSSDSQTALENPVAKLLNTGNFIVREARAADSDGAWQSFEFPTDTCIPGMKVGWNLTSGRNYNLTAWTSESDPSPSNYAIAIDYHGQAVIMDGQLLHWRGGPWNGFWFSGADVMQRDNSLGIGFDYVTGPDHAFFSEYLIDPSVIDRLVINTSGTLQHFIWIQARQLWTFVGFQPHDECDSVARCGPNGVCHPEGSTLCKCLQGFAPRNNSEGLDGCVRITALDCVNGTDGFARQSSLKLPDTATASVDWSAVSLEECRLRCLPNCSCTGYAQANLSGSGSGCVLWSTDLTDIKFYEGGGGQDLYVRVAAADLMITTGRNHGHRSPAVAIIVASALAIFLVVFVVYCLCKRKKKHGNYLDDGTEETDLDLPLFDLDTITEATQNFSPSNKLGQGGYGPVYKGKFKDDGQEIAVKRLSETSSQGANEFKNEVMVIAKLQHRNLVRLLGCCIQGRERMLIYEFMPNGSLDALLFDPAKSRSLDWKTRYNIIVGIARGLLYLHHDSRLRIIHRDLKASNVLLDKDMNPKISDFGIARIFGGDDTEVNTMRVVGTYGYMSPEYLMDGIFSVKSDLFSFGVLILEIISGKKNRRVHHSSFLVNLLDHIWSLWKEGKALNLVDESIGDSFPATEVLSCIKIGLLCVQERPKDRPMMNSLLKMLDSDISLLPEPTQPGFVNLRGLFDSESSSTNRSNISKNTVSHTLFEGR